In Nyctibius grandis isolate bNycGra1 chromosome 6, bNycGra1.pri, whole genome shotgun sequence, a single genomic region encodes these proteins:
- the LOC137665282 gene encoding LOW QUALITY PROTEIN: claudin-22-like (The sequence of the model RefSeq protein was modified relative to this genomic sequence to represent the inferred CDS: inserted 1 base in 1 codon), with the protein MHPIKGSISSICLQQHVALNIHRLQVAGFLLSVLGWILTGTCNYLLDWKNLNLDLNVLELWTMGLWQTCIVQDVGGTQCKDFDSLLALLLEFKISRILVSTPNGLGLLSLVTSSLGLDCLKMEDXRAEAKDQLLLLGGILLWMSGVLALVPVSWVAHTIIQEFWDEAIPEIAPRWEIGDALFSGWFGGLFYNSRGISTPLHHLLII; encoded by the exons ATGCATCCTATCAAAGGCTCCATAAGCTCCATCTGCTTACAGCAACATGTTGCTCTGAACAT ACACAGGCTACAGGTAGCTGGATTTCTGTTGTCCGTACTAGGATGGATTTTAACTGGTACCTGTAACTATTTACTAGACTGGAAAAATCTCAACTTAGACTTAAATGTACTGGAGCTTTGGACCATGGGACTCTGGCAAACCTGTATAGTCCAAGATGTAGGAGGAACACAGTGTAAAGACTTTGATTCTCTCCTAGCTTTGCTTCTAGAATTCAAGATTTCCAGGATTTTAGTATCTACACCAAATGGACTAGGACTTCTGAGCCTTGTGACCTCTAGTCTTGGTTTGGACTGCCTAAAGATGGAGG ACAGAGCAGAAGCTAAAGATCAGCTGTTACTACTTGGAGGGATACTCCTGTGGATGTCTGGAGTTCTGGCCTTAGTCCCTGTTTCTTGGGTTGCCCATACTATAATCCAGGAATTTTGGGATGAAGCCATCCCAGAGATTGCGCCCAGATGGGAAATAGGGGATGCACTGTTCAGTGGTTGGTTTGGTGGACTTTTTTATAATTCTAGAGGAATCTCTACTCCTCTCCACCATCTGCTTATCATCTGA
- the LOC137665188 gene encoding claudin-22-like, with the protein MALVYRPMMQLSGILFSLLGWVLSCLTTYLPQWKNLNLELNELEIWTMGLWQACVVQEEGGMQCKDFDSFLALPPELRISRILMVFSNGLGLLGILLSGFGLDCLKIAERQQEQKKRLLLFGGMLFWTSGITAIVPVSWVAHSTVQEFWDENIPDVVPRWDFGEALFVGWLAGFCLLLGGSLLNCTICSTEVHLSSVRYAVAEQQDQCQHSETETRP; encoded by the coding sequence ATGGCCTTGGTCTATCGACCAATGATGCAATTAAGTGGCATACTATTCTCTCTGTTGGGATGGGTCCTGTCCTGTCTCACTACCTATTTACCCCAGTGGAAAAATCTTAACTTGGAACTGAATGAACTGGAGATCTGGACCATGGGACTCTGGCAAGCTTGTGTTGTCCAGGAAGAAGGGGGAATGCAGTGCAAGGACTTTGATTCTTTCCTAGCTTTGCCTCCAGAGCTCAGGATTTCTAGGATTTTGATGGTTTTTTCCAATGGATTGGGGCTTTTGGGCATCTTGCTCTCAGGATTTGGGTTGGACTGTTTGAAAATTGCTGAGCGAcaacaggaacaaaagaaaCGGCTGTTGCTGTTTGGAGGAATGCTCTTCTGGACATCGGGGATTACAGCTATTGTCCCAGTTTCTTGGGTTGCCCATTCCACAGTCCAGGAATTTTGGGATGAGAATATACCAGATGTTGTTCCCAGGTGGGATTTTGGGGAAGCGTTATTTGTTGGCTGGCTTGCGGGATTTTGTCTTCTGTTAGGAGGATCCCTACTTAATTGCACAATCTGTTCAACCGAAGTCCATCTATCTTCAGTCCGTTATGCAGTAGCGGAACAGCAAGATCAGTGTCAACACTCGGAAACTGAAACTAGGCCTTAA